A region of the Haemophilus parainfluenzae genome:
CTTAATTAATCGAAACTAGGGTTAAATCTCCCCTAACCCCCTCTTTACGAAAGAGGGGAATTTTCTTTAAGGTTTCTCCAGAATTCTTTAATCTTATTAATATTGAAAAATAAACCATGTATCGACACGAAAAAACACCACAAAATTCGACCGCACTTTTAACCTCTGTCACTGGCTTTGAAGAAAACCCAACGGAGATTTTCCTTACTGAAATGAAAAACATTGTGCCCGAAATGCAAGATCTTCCTTTTTATCACAAAGGCATCAAGTGTTTCTGCCCTAAATTTGTTTTATTCGAAGACCAATGGATTGGCACAGTATTAACCCCGTGGATGATGAGTATTGTAATTCTGCCTGGGCCTCAACAACAATGGGAGCCTCGTGAATTAGGTGACAAACTCACCGTGCAGCTGCCTTACAAAGCACTCACTTTCACCGTTAGTAGCATTGAAAATGTACCGCAATATTTAAGTTGCTCCTTACATTCACCCCTCGATCCGAATCTGACTAATGAACAAGCGATTCAACTCACACAAGATTGTTTACGTATGATTTTATCCATCCCAACCGCACAACCGACATTTAATTCTGATCGCCGCAACCTGTTTAAA
Encoded here:
- the hybE gene encoding hydrogenase-2 assembly chaperone, translated to MYRHEKTPQNSTALLTSVTGFEENPTEIFLTEMKNIVPEMQDLPFYHKGIKCFCPKFVLFEDQWIGTVLTPWMMSIVILPGPQQQWEPRELGDKLTVQLPYKALTFTVSSIENVPQYLSCSLHSPLDPNLTNEQAIQLTQDCLRMILSIPTAQPTFNSDRRNLFKAMIK